The following are encoded together in the Panicum virgatum strain AP13 chromosome 6K, P.virgatum_v5, whole genome shotgun sequence genome:
- the LOC120711363 gene encoding vesicle-associated protein 4-2-like — translation MPLWGTASGPPAADGEAAGAPPRSSGGGGVKVIRSLLPTRRRLRLDPPAKLYFPYEPGKQVRSAVRIKNISKSHVAFKFQTTAPKSCFMRPPGGILAPGESIIATVFKFVEHPENNEKPLDQKCKVKFKIVSLKVKGPMEYVPELFDEQKDQVAVEQILRVVFLDAERPSPQMDKLKRQLAEAEAALEARKKPPEDNGPRIVGEGLVIDEWKERRERYLARQQIEGVDSV, via the exons ATGCCGCTCTGGGGGACCGCGTccgggccgccggccgccgacggcgaggccgccggcgcgccgcccaggtccagtggcggcggcggcgtcaaggTGATCCGGTCGCTGCTCCCcacccggcgccgcctccggctcgACCCGCCCGCCAAGCTCTACTTCCCAT ATGAACCCGGGAAGCAAGTCCGGAGCGCTGTCAGGATCAAGAACATCAGCAAGTCCCATGTGGCCTTCAAG TTCCAAACAACAGCGCCAAAGAGTTGCTTCATGAGGCCTCCCGGCGGCATACTTGCTCCAGGGGAAAGCATCATAGCAACAG TGTTCAAATTTGTGGAGCATCCGGAGAACAATGAGAAGCCGCTAGACCAGAAGTGCAAGGTTAAGTTCAAGATTGTCAGCTTGAAAGTCAAAGGACCAATGGAGTATGTCCCTGAATTG TTTGATGAGCAAAAGGACCAGGTTGCCGTCGAGCAAATCTTGCGGGTAGTATTCTTGGATGCTGAGCGTCCGAGCCCA CAAATGGACAAGCTAAAGCGCCAGCTTGCTGAAGCAGAAGCAGCACTTGAGGCACGCAAGAAACCTCCAGAGGACAATGGTCCCCGCATTGTTGGCGAAGGCCTTGTGATTGACGAATGG AAGGAACGAAGAGAGAGATACCTTGCTCGCCAGCAGATCGAAGGTGTTGATTCAGTGTAG
- the LOC120639331 gene encoding uncharacterized protein LOC120639331 yields the protein MAYNAHVFGGGGRGFSMPPGAPSSGRGGIGDPMAYGGGIGGPMAYGAGRGFSMPPGASSFGGGGRGRASSSAAPVEDVDDDDDIEDEDENAPDGKSTFDKANWTEENIFTLCDIACEEARDGNCPNGVWTTRRYQNVKTKFFQRARLRHSSKQIKNKMNQLKKWYVAWAWLGTKTGKGIAENGDYVAPASWWAKKIKENKNAKKFQFGNPEYLDMLIELYQGVAVDGSTAYFPGDEEDEGLVQPAGDEDAAGEGFVQPPGGRFSGDDGFENSPMSTSSRKKGSSSCDNLTATSPGKKSKSPVVKLMRGLLTSFQSDSEKSTQLITELVNRKGKSREKSQNIFVEELTRCQQLAIECGAPEESVEYFCATQLFAKPHNRIMFMNMKSKEARLVWLKRWCQQKNLM from the exons ATGGCGTACAACGCTCATGTGTTCGGTGGTGGCGGCCGTGGCTTCTCCATGCCACCTGGCGCTCCAAGCTCCGGACGAGGTGGCATTGGGGACCCCATGGCTTATGGCGGTGGCATTGGGGGCCCCATGGCGTACGGCGCTGGCCGTGGCTTCTCCATGCCACCGGGCGCTTCGAGCTTCGGAGGAGGTGGCCGCGGCCGAGCTTCGTCATCTGCAGCCCCTGTAGAGGACgttgacgatgatgacgacatCGAAGACGAAGATGAGAATGCGCCTGATGGAAAG AGTACATTTGACAAGGCTAATTGGACAGaagaaaatatttttacatTATGTGACATAGCTTGTGAAGAAGCTAGGGATGGAAATTGTCCCAATGGAGTTTGGACAACTAGACGATATCAGAATGTGAAGACCAAATTTTTTCAGAGGGCGCGACTGAGACACTCATCCaaacaaattaaaaacaaaATGAATCAATTGAAGAAATGGTATGTTGCTTGGGCGTGGCTGGGCACCAAGACTGGAAAAGGGATAGCAGAAAATGGTGATTATGTTGCACCAGCTTCGTGGTGGGCAAAGAAAATTAAG GAAAACAAAAATGCCAAGAAATTTCAGTTTGGCAATCCTGAGTACTTGGATATGCTTATAGAGTTGTACCAAGGTGTGGCAGTAGATGGATCCACTGCATACTTCCCTggagatgaagaagatgagggaCTTGTGCAGCCAGCTGGTGATGAGGATGCGGCCGGTGAGGGATTTGTGCAGCCACCTGGTGGACGCTTTTCTGGTGATGATGGATTTGAGAACAGCCCCATGAGCACTAGCAGCCGCAAAAAGGGGTCTAGTTCTTGTGACAATTTAACCGCCACTAGCcctggcaagaaaagcaagagcCCAGTGGTCAAGCTCATGAGGGGTCTACTGACTTCTTTCCAGTCTGATAGTGAAAAGTCTACTCAACTCATAACTGAATTAGTAAACAGAAAAGGCAAGTCAAGAGAGAAGAGTCAAAACATCTTTGTTGAGGAGTTGACTCGGTGCCAGCAGTTGGCAATAGAGTGTGGGGCACCAGAAGAGTCTGTTGAGTACTTTTGCGCAACACAATTATTTGCTAAGCCCCACAATAGGATCATGTTTATGAACATGAAATCTAAAGAGGCCAGGCTAGTGTGGTTGAAGAGGTGGTGCCAACAAAAGAATCTGATGTAG
- the LOC120711364 gene encoding external alternative NAD(P)H-ubiquinone oxidoreductase B2, mitochondrial-like, with amino-acid sequence MRWAAFLWDSASGSGARRRPGVSNLLLVVAAASSGGLVAYADSGSDAAVEKSQLPQRKKVVVLGTGWGGTTFLRNLDSRLYDVQVISPRNYFAFTPLLPSVTSGTVEPRSIVEPIRRILEKKGGEIKFWEAECFKIDPQNKKIHCRSNIGTNLDGNGEFLADYDYLVVAVGARTNTFNTPGVVENCHFLKEVEDAQKIRRSVMDCFERASLPFLDEEERKKNLHFVVVGGGPTGVEFAASLHDFVTEDLSKLYPSIQHLVKISLIEAADHILTMFDKRITNFAEDKFGRDGIDVKTGYKVVKVSKDTITMQNPATGNISVPYGMAVWSTGIGTRPFIVEFMKQIGQGNRRVLATDEWLRVRECDGVYAIGDCATINQRRVMEDIAAIFKVADKDKSGTLTVKEIQDVLDDIYVRYPQVQLYLKSKQMNGIADLVRSAKGDAEKESVELNIEEFKKALSLVDSQVKFLPATAQVASQQGQYLATCFNKMKDAEEHPEGPIRIRGEGRHRFRPFRYRHLGQFAPLGGEQTAAQLPGDWISIGHSTQWLWYSVYATKQISWRTRMLVVSDWTRRFIFGRDSSCI; translated from the exons ATGAGGTGGGCCGCGTTCCTGTGGGACAGCGCGTCCGGctccggcgcccgccgccgccccggcgtctccaacctcctcctcgtcgtcgccgccgcgag TAGTGGAGGCCTCGTCGCGTATGCGGACTCTGGATCAGATGCTGCTGTTGAGAAGTCCCAGCTTCCTCAGAGGAAAAAAGTTGTGGTGCTTGGGACTGGTTGGGGCGGCACCACATTCCTGAGGAATCTCGACAGCAGATTGTATGATGTGCAGGTCATATCTCCTCGGAACTACTTTGCTTTTACGCCGTTGCTCCCAAGTGTCACATCTGGAACAGTTGAGCCAAGGAGCATTGTTGAGCCAATTCGTAGGATTTTGGAGAAG AAAGGTGGAGAAATCAAATTTTGGGAAGCAGAGTGCTTCAAGATTGATCCGCAGAACAAGAAAATCCATTGCCGCTCGAATATTGGGACAAATCTTGATGGGAATGGCGAGTTCTTGGCTGACTACGACTATCTTGTGGTAGCTGTCGGAGCTAGGACGAATACATTCAATACTCCTGGTGTGGTCGAGAATTGTCACTTCTTGAAG GAAGTTGAGGATGCTCAAAAGATCCGGCGGAGTGTGATGGACTGCTTCGAGAGGGCAAGCCTCCCCTTCCTGGAtgaagaagagaggaagaagaaccttcATTTTGTTGTTGTCGGTGGTGGACCTACTGGAGTGGAATTTGCAGCATCTTTGCATGATTTTGTTACTGAAGATTTATCCAAGCTTTATCCCTCAATTCAGCACCTTGTCAAGATATCATTGATCGAAGCTGCTGATCACATATTGACCAT GTTTGACAAGAGGATAACTAACTTTGCTGAGGATAAGTTTGGAAGGGATGGCATTGATGTAAAAACTGGATACAAAGTTGTGAAGGTCTCTAAGGATACGATTACCATGCAAAATCCTGCAACTGGGAACATCTCAGTTCCTTATGGAATGGCTGTCTGGTCGACTGGTATTGGAACTCGTCCATTCATTGTGGAATTCATGAAACAAATTGGCCAG GGGAATAGGCGTGTCTTAGCCACTGATGAGTGGCTAAGGGTCCGTGAATGTGATGGTGTCTATGCAATTGGTGATTGTGCTACAATAAACCAGAGGAGAGTAATG GAAGATATTGCAGCAATATTCAAAGTTGCAGATAAAGATAAGTCTGGAACCTTGACTGTCAAAGAGATTCAAGATGTGTTGGATGATATTTACGTTAGATACCCACAAGTGCAGCTCTACCTTAAGAGCAAGCAAATGAATGGTATTGCCGATTTAGTGAGGAGTGCCAAAGGAGATGCTGAGAAGGAATCTGTGGAGCTGAATATCGAAGAATTCAAGAAGGCTCTTTCACTGGTGGACTCGCAAGTCAAATTCCTACCTGCAACTGCTCAG GTGGCTTCGCAGCAAGGACAATATCTTGCTACGTGTTTTAACAAGATGAAGGATGCTGAAGAACATCCTGAAGGCCCTATCCGCATCAGGGGAGAAGGCCGCCATCGCTTCCGTCCTTTCAG GTACCGGCATCTGGGCCAATTTGCTCCACTAGGAGGTGAGCAAACTGCCGCACAGCTCCCCGGAGACTGGATCTCCATTGGCCACAGCACTCAGTGGCTCTGGTACTCCGTGTATGCAAC CAAACAAATCAGCTGGCGCACGAGGATGCTGGTGGTATCTGACTGGACACGCCGATTCATCTTTGGAAGAGACTCGAGCTGCATATAG